A region from the Salidesulfovibrio onnuriiensis genome encodes:
- a CDS encoding ATP synthase F0 subunit C — MKALKTILTTLALTLVATAAFASEGGEVVMSAKAYATALGMGLAAGLCGIGQGMGLKGACEGTARNPEAGSKLTTTLILGLAFIESLAIYALVVCLILLFVV, encoded by the coding sequence ATGAAAGCTCTGAAAACTATCCTGACCACTCTGGCCCTGACCCTGGTTGCCACCGCTGCATTCGCATCCGAAGGCGGCGAAGTCGTGATGTCCGCTAAAGCATACGCCACCGCTCTGGGCATGGGCCTGGCCGCTGGCCTCTGCGGCATCGGTCAGGGCATGGGCCTGAAGGGCGCTTGTGAAGGCACCGCCCGCAACCCCGAAGCCGGTTCCAAGCTGACCACCACCCTGATCCTCGGCCTGGCATTCATCGAATCCCTGGCTATTTACGCTCTGGTTGTCTGCCTGATCCTGCTCTTCGTGGTCTAG
- a CDS encoding response regulator — MPDYKILVVEDHRDTRELLKYNLASAGFDVAAAEDGAEGLDRARGFHPDLVLLDLMLPGMDGLEVCRKLKQDPGTSGVPVIMLTAKGEEIDRIVGLELGADDYVVKPFSPRELILRIKAVLRRSGGNETGSRPSAWERDGLKVDFEAHQLEIDSESVPLTATEFKLLSELITGQGKVQTRDHLLDTVWDTHFEGYSRTVDTHVRRLRQKLGPYAEWIETVRGVGYRFRS, encoded by the coding sequence GTGCCGGATTACAAAATTCTGGTTGTGGAAGACCACAGAGACACTCGGGAACTGCTCAAATACAATCTTGCCTCCGCCGGGTTCGACGTGGCCGCAGCCGAGGATGGCGCAGAAGGCCTGGATCGGGCCAGGGGCTTTCACCCCGACCTGGTGCTGCTGGACCTCATGCTGCCCGGCATGGACGGCCTGGAGGTCTGCCGCAAGCTCAAGCAGGACCCCGGGACTTCGGGAGTCCCCGTGATCATGCTCACTGCCAAGGGAGAGGAAATCGACCGGATCGTGGGGCTGGAACTGGGGGCAGACGACTATGTGGTCAAGCCCTTCAGCCCACGGGAACTGATCCTGCGCATCAAGGCGGTGCTCCGCCGCTCCGGCGGCAATGAGACCGGCTCGCGCCCCAGCGCATGGGAAAGGGACGGCCTCAAGGTAGACTTCGAGGCCCACCAGCTGGAAATAGACAGCGAGTCCGTCCCCCTGACCGCGACCGAATTCAAGCTGCTTTCAGAGCTGATCACCGGCCAGGGCAAGGTGCAGACCCGCGACCATCTTCTGGACACGGTCTGGGACACCCACTTCGAAGGCTATTCCCGCACCGTGGATACGCACGTACGCAGGCTGCGCCAAAAACTGGGGCCGTATGCCGAATGGATCGAGACGGTCCGCGGCGTAGGCTACAGGTTCCGCTCATAA
- a CDS encoding ATP synthase subunit I, with protein sequence MRSQLYVSLGSAIALLGITLGAAWAVAYAAGAVLITLNLWALARVVQHLVYVRKGATFTLLVIFYGKLIISGLGLYLVLAVWHLPVWGLVAGLSTVVVNLTAWGLKTFGHKA encoded by the coding sequence ATGCGAAGCCAGCTGTACGTGTCTCTCGGGTCGGCAATCGCACTTCTCGGTATAACGCTCGGCGCCGCCTGGGCCGTGGCCTATGCGGCCGGGGCAGTCCTCATTACACTGAATCTCTGGGCGCTCGCGCGGGTGGTCCAACATTTGGTGTATGTGCGCAAGGGGGCGACGTTTACCCTGTTGGTGATATTTTACGGCAAGCTGATCATCAGTGGGCTGGGTTTATATTTAGTCCTTGCTGTTTGGCACCTGCCGGTATGGGGGCTTGTTGCAGGCCTTTCCACCGTGGTGGTTAATCTCACCGCGTGGGGGCTGAAGACTTTCGGGCATAAAGCCTGA
- a CDS encoding response regulator has product MAKTILVIDDAPMIRELIKSVLEAEGFNVAEASDGEEAIQIYKQQKIDLSIVDIFLPKKGGLQVMGEIMELEAPHKFIAISGGEAFNPEAIVELAKAFDVIETFTKPIDTRRLVAVVHKALDED; this is encoded by the coding sequence ATGGCCAAAACCATTCTTGTCATTGACGACGCCCCCATGATTCGGGAACTCATCAAAAGCGTGCTCGAGGCCGAGGGCTTCAATGTCGCCGAGGCATCCGACGGCGAAGAAGCCATCCAGATATATAAACAACAGAAGATCGATCTGAGCATCGTGGATATCTTCCTGCCCAAGAAGGGAGGGCTTCAGGTCATGGGAGAAATCATGGAACTGGAAGCGCCCCACAAGTTCATTGCCATCTCCGGGGGCGAGGCCTTCAATCCGGAGGCCATTGTCGAACTGGCCAAGGCCTTCGATGTCATTGAGACATTCACCAAGCCCATCGACACGCGAAGGCTGGTGGCCGTGGTGCACAAGGCGCTTGACGAAGATTAG
- a CDS encoding redox-sensing transcriptional repressor Rex, with protein MKSEHIPKATIGRLAVYIQVLENLIRDGIEVISSEKLAQACSVNSSQIRKDLAYFGEFGVRGVGYYVQELITSIRESLGINRVWNCALIGVGNLGTALLRHHDFERRGFLIKAAYDCDPDKIGKELVGMEVVCPTHLKEHVDELGIELGIITTPPDRAQRAANHLVDAGIKGIVNFAPARINVPPHIPVEYVDFFDHLYSLAFQVTLGGHS; from the coding sequence ATGAAAAGCGAACACATACCTAAAGCGACCATCGGCAGACTTGCCGTCTACATACAAGTTCTGGAAAACCTCATCCGCGACGGGATTGAGGTCATTTCGTCTGAAAAGCTGGCCCAGGCCTGCTCGGTGAACTCGTCCCAGATCCGCAAGGACCTGGCTTATTTCGGCGAATTCGGCGTGCGCGGCGTGGGCTACTATGTTCAGGAGCTCATCACCTCCATCCGCGAATCCCTGGGCATCAACCGGGTCTGGAACTGCGCTCTCATCGGCGTGGGCAATCTGGGCACCGCTTTGCTGCGGCACCATGATTTCGAAAGGCGTGGATTTTTGATCAAGGCCGCCTACGACTGCGACCCGGACAAGATCGGCAAGGAACTGGTGGGCATGGAAGTGGTTTGCCCGACCCATCTCAAGGAACACGTGGATGAGCTGGGCATTGAGCTGGGCATCATCACCACCCCGCCGGACCGGGCCCAGCGCGCCGCCAACCACTTGGTGGATGCGGGCATCAAGGGCATCGTGAATTTCGCTCCGGCCCGGATCAATGTACCGCCGCACATTCCCGTCGAGTACGTCGACTTTTTCGACCATCTCTATTCATTGGCCTTCCAGGTTACCCTCGGCGGCCATTCCTGA
- a CDS encoding AtpZ/AtpI family protein — protein sequence MLFNKNDSLKDLLQVGGVAGTMGLHLVSATVVGIAIGYWLDNKFFPVYLGWETAPWCFVVFLFLGIVTGFKMVIEDTRRLQREEESGGNHANQSSKQQDDGKADDTPEG from the coding sequence ATGCTCTTTAATAAAAACGACAGTTTGAAGGACCTGCTTCAGGTGGGAGGCGTTGCGGGCACCATGGGCCTTCATCTGGTTTCGGCCACTGTCGTGGGTATTGCAATTGGTTATTGGCTCGATAACAAGTTTTTCCCGGTATACCTCGGGTGGGAAACAGCACCTTGGTGCTTTGTGGTGTTTCTTTTCCTCGGCATCGTGACCGGCTTCAAGATGGTCATCGAGGATACGAGAAGGCTGCAACGGGAGGAGGAATCGGGCGGCAACCATGCAAATCAAAGCTCAAAACAACAGGATGACGGAAAGGCGGACGATACACCGGAAGGTTGA
- the atpB gene encoding F0F1 ATP synthase subunit A, translating to MAAGGGLPHPLIYMDLLRNALGLHGDWAYYVMHTWMVMIILFTLAFLVRGRLQMVPGGLQNVFEMVIGGLEDFVVSNIGEEGRRVYPMLITLFLYILFSNYMGLIPGCDAPTANINTIIPLAVTLFLYYNFHGIRKWGFGYIKHFMGPVAAMAPLMLILELISHFARPLSLTLRLFGNIRGEEIVLVLLFFLAPVFSTIPMYFLFLLAKSIQAFIFFMLGTIYLQGALDHAH from the coding sequence ATGGCAGCTGGTGGCGGTTTACCGCATCCTCTGATTTACATGGATCTTTTGCGCAATGCCTTGGGGTTGCACGGAGATTGGGCCTACTACGTCATGCATACGTGGATGGTCATGATCATCCTGTTCACCCTGGCCTTCCTGGTTCGCGGCAGGCTCCAGATGGTGCCCGGCGGACTGCAGAATGTATTTGAAATGGTCATCGGCGGCCTCGAGGACTTCGTGGTCTCCAACATCGGTGAAGAGGGCCGCAGGGTCTACCCGATGCTGATCACCCTGTTTCTGTACATTCTCTTCTCCAACTACATGGGACTGATTCCGGGCTGCGACGCCCCCACCGCCAACATCAACACCATCATCCCGTTGGCCGTGACGCTGTTCCTGTACTACAACTTCCACGGTATCCGTAAATGGGGTTTCGGATACATCAAGCACTTCATGGGCCCGGTTGCGGCCATGGCTCCGCTTATGCTGATCCTGGAGCTCATCTCGCACTTCGCACGCCCGCTGTCGCTGACTCTGCGTCTCTTCGGCAACATCCGCGGTGAGGAAATCGTTCTGGTGCTGCTGTTCTTCCTGGCGCCGGTGTTCTCCACCATTCCGATGTACTTCCTGTTCCTGCTGGCAAAGTCCATCCAGGCGTTCATCTTCTTCATGCTGGGTACCATCTACCTGCAGGGAGCCCTTGATCACGCCCACTAG
- a CDS encoding ATP-binding protein, translated as MKPENNNRSYVGIDNNTRGLLTACAEPALIIDMAAHIIAANEPAAAMFHKAAPENLEGSTLYDFLPEELVTTRRQRIRKLIREGRTIRFEEEILNRSYIHTFTPITNPWGDVVRIAIHSQDVTALRKSGEELRREQQRQIFFMESLPGLVFHIYPDETIRYANRYFRKQFGSPGGKHCHELLDCRGTHCSACPPKEAMSRDRAVEWEWTDKRDRTFHIQYSPMTNSAGERMVMALGLDITERKRAEDKLQQAYEELEDRVRQRTHELETANKQLTDKSLRLIEAKKKADAAARAKSAFLANMSHEIRTPLNAILGMTELALKAEDQDSRAHYLQNVLEAGTSLLTVINDILDFSKIEAQKLTLEKIDFSLTTVLDTLMEIHSIQAKGKQLDISCHMDSSVPDCLRGDPSRLRQVLINLVANAIKFTPRGSIHISVRNKPLNGHPGSKAVRLEFAVQDTGIGIPEDKQQAIFESFLQADDSVTRKHGGTGLGLAISKLLVDLMHGRIHVQSEPGKGSTFSFTAEFEAGDPEKIQKGEPAGEPATLPDMPALSILLADDNALNRKLAATILKEQGHDVTTVENGHDAIALLKAGKFDMVLMDVQMPVMDGITATRIIRDPNSGVIDPEIPVIALTAHALKGDKERFLEAGMDAYLSKPISMKRFLAVIAETFTKSQRTPSQETGHEEKEPRKSHSRFDRKSALEMLSNRTDLLLKMDRIFLRDIGGDLEEFHRAFQDEDMETAQRAAHSIKGAARTVGAMRTGALAEQMEYLCKHANQQAVREGMEQFEFEIKTAIDFIGKQEKHLQQESKG; from the coding sequence CGCCATGTTCCACAAGGCAGCACCCGAGAACCTCGAAGGCAGCACCCTGTATGACTTCCTACCCGAGGAGCTGGTCACCACACGCCGTCAGCGCATACGCAAGCTCATTCGCGAGGGCAGGACAATCCGCTTTGAAGAGGAGATCCTGAACCGATCCTATATCCACACCTTCACCCCCATAACCAATCCATGGGGGGACGTGGTCAGGATCGCCATCCACTCCCAGGACGTGACCGCCCTGCGCAAAAGTGGGGAAGAACTTCGGCGCGAGCAGCAACGGCAGATCTTCTTCATGGAATCCCTGCCCGGCCTGGTTTTCCACATCTATCCAGACGAAACCATCCGCTACGCAAACCGCTATTTCCGCAAGCAGTTCGGCAGCCCAGGAGGCAAGCACTGCCACGAGCTGCTGGATTGCCGGGGCACCCACTGTTCGGCCTGCCCGCCCAAGGAGGCCATGAGCAGGGACAGGGCCGTGGAATGGGAATGGACCGACAAGCGGGACAGGACCTTTCACATCCAGTACAGCCCCATGACCAACAGCGCAGGCGAGCGCATGGTCATGGCCCTGGGGCTCGACATCACCGAACGCAAACGGGCCGAGGACAAGCTGCAGCAGGCCTACGAGGAACTCGAAGACCGCGTCCGGCAACGGACCCATGAACTGGAAACGGCCAACAAGCAGCTTACGGACAAGAGCCTCCGGCTCATCGAGGCCAAGAAAAAGGCGGACGCCGCAGCGCGGGCCAAATCGGCCTTCCTGGCCAACATGAGCCACGAGATACGGACCCCCCTCAACGCCATTCTGGGTATGACGGAGCTGGCTCTCAAGGCCGAGGATCAGGACAGCCGCGCCCATTACCTCCAGAACGTACTTGAGGCCGGAACATCCCTGCTGACCGTCATCAACGACATTCTGGACTTCTCCAAGATCGAGGCCCAGAAACTCACCCTGGAGAAGATTGACTTCAGCCTGACCACAGTTCTCGACACCCTCATGGAGATCCACTCCATCCAGGCCAAGGGCAAGCAACTGGACATCTCCTGCCACATGGACAGCTCCGTTCCGGACTGTCTTCGCGGCGACCCCTCCCGGCTGCGGCAGGTGCTCATCAACCTGGTGGCCAACGCCATCAAGTTCACCCCTAGGGGATCAATACACATTTCCGTCCGGAACAAACCCCTGAACGGACACCCGGGAAGCAAGGCCGTGCGTCTCGAATTCGCGGTTCAGGACACAGGAATAGGCATCCCCGAGGACAAACAGCAGGCCATTTTCGAAAGCTTTCTCCAGGCCGACGACTCCGTGACCCGAAAGCACGGCGGAACAGGGCTGGGCCTGGCCATCAGCAAGCTCCTGGTGGACCTGATGCACGGAAGAATTCACGTGCAGAGCGAGCCCGGCAAGGGAAGCACGTTCAGCTTCACTGCGGAATTCGAAGCAGGCGACCCCGAAAAGATCCAGAAGGGAGAACCGGCAGGTGAACCGGCCACCCTGCCGGACATGCCCGCACTGAGCATCCTGCTGGCGGACGACAACGCCCTGAACCGCAAACTCGCGGCCACCATCCTCAAGGAACAGGGCCACGACGTCACCACCGTGGAAAACGGACATGACGCCATAGCCCTGCTCAAGGCGGGCAAATTCGACATGGTGCTCATGGATGTCCAGATGCCCGTCATGGACGGCATCACCGCCACCCGCATTATCCGCGATCCCAATTCGGGCGTGATCGACCCCGAAATTCCGGTCATCGCCCTTACGGCCCATGCGCTCAAGGGCGACAAGGAGCGCTTTCTGGAGGCCGGGATGGACGCTTACCTATCCAAGCCCATCAGCATGAAGCGTTTTCTCGCCGTGATCGCCGAAACCTTCACCAAGTCCCAGCGCACCCCGTCTCAGGAGACCGGACATGAGGAAAAGGAGCCGCGAAAGAGCCACAGCCGATTTGACAGAAAAAGCGCCTTGGAGATGCTTTCAAACCGAACGGATCTGCTCCTGAAAATGGACCGGATATTCCTCCGTGATATCGGCGGCGACCTGGAGGAATTTCACCGGGCGTTCCAGGACGAGGACATGGAAACCGCACAGCGAGCCGCCCACAGCATCAAGGGAGCGGCGCGCACGGTGGGCGCCATGCGCACCGGGGCGTTGGCGGAACAGATGGAGTACCTCTGCAAGCACGCCAACCAGCAGGCGGTTCGGGAAGGCATGGAACAATTTGAGTTTGAAATAAAAACTGCTATAGATTTCATCGGTAAACAGGAAAAGCACCTCCAACAGGAATCAAAAGGATAA